One Tenebrio molitor chromosome 2, icTenMoli1.1, whole genome shotgun sequence genomic region harbors:
- the LOC138122574 gene encoding uncharacterized protein: protein MSEKIKGKLTVNEKLMILNVFKGLEHDHPQFNKTVLLSKCCEYTAVLIKKHPRCVTCSSSKTPSTREIKRVCELRKSKFVVPSRVAAVVLSTFTGAPFPHTSDTTKAILSTRIQTSHSSKSSFIRTARLTMLDDIRKQYDEVQYALEQLDEQTTHEKRSIERGQFEDRYCAALAKINDIIDMKNAPAPPINTAPSVVGNQQNNASNNGFSQLNLPVLNLKTYDGSYKEWLNFENSFKSVIGENKNLNNCQRLQYLKSVLRNEALRAIESLPITDENYIIAWEALEKRFKNTRLIVEDHVSAILNAAPILKTSSTMLHELLDTVNTNMAALESLNIPVASWDAVIVLIIFQKLDYSTKREWQMTLDNSIPTYKKLIQFLEKRCTVLEALNATSSDKQNNAKTNHQQTDTGSMSNYITEKLHTKLGLNASPVNFTIKCLNGTTSTAKREISVNLKSRISEYSMDLNCLVIPKITENLPLKTISPSFLEIPKNISLADPKFFESSQIDLLLGAGSFWKLLCIGQVISPRGLTFQKTHFGFIAGGTFGNPEFNKTTTCNLAATIKPETNLEKQVQNFWNMEEIPSIIGDTEKLSVEEIACERHFQENTTRDSEGRFVIRLPFKNNNLTIGDTKNASLKRFYGIERKLCNNPETKIQYSNFMSEYLDLNHMKESKIANKNECVYLPHHAVVKESSTTTKLRVVFDGSLKSSDGFSLNDNLMCGPVIQPDLFTIVVNFRTYQFVLSGDLTKMYRSVRLHPDDFKHQQIFWRSDPNEPLKSFSLTTLTYGLKPSSFIATRCLQELSNRNNESLVWHFYMDDLLTGSNTASELIDIKNNLVSILNQAKFELRKFQSNEPKVLPVNKSEICDPNVPLNNNENTKTLGLYWNSTTDTLKYEIKLQNISKKITKRSTSNW, encoded by the exons atgagtgAAAAGATCAAAGGCAAACTGACCGTTAATGAGAAACTGATGATTCTTAATGTCTTTAAAGGACTAGAACACGATCATCCTCAGTTTAACAAAACTGTTTTATTAAGCAAGTGTTGCGAATACACAG CCGTTCTTATCAAAAAGCATCCGCGCTGTGTAACGTGTTCGTCATCGAAAACACCGTCCACAAGAGAAATAAAGCGAGTGTGCGAATTGCGAAAATCCAAATTCGTGGTACCAAGTAGAGTGGCAGCAGTGGTACTTTCAACATTCACCGGAGCACCATTCCCCCATACATCGGACACCACAAAGGCGATCTTGAGCACCAGGATCCAAACATCGCATTCCTCCAAGTCGAGCTTCATCAGGACAG cGCGATTAACGATGCTGGATGACATCAGAAAGCAATACGATGAAGTCCAATACGCTCTAGAACAGCTAGACGAACAAACTACTCACGAAAAGCGCTCAATAGAACGTGGTCAATTCGAAGATAGGTATTGTGCTGCGTTAGctaaaataaatgacattaTTGATATGAAAAATGCACCCGCGCCTCCTATTAACACCGCACCAAGCGTAGTCGGCAATCAGCAAAATAACGCATCAAATAACGGGTTTTCTCAATTAAATCTACCTGTGTTGAATCTAAAAACTTACGACGGTAGTTACAAGGAATGgctaaatttcgaaaattcgttcAAATCGGTGATCggggaaaacaaaaatttaaataattgtcaaCGCTTGCAGTACCTAAAATCGGTTCTACGAAACGAGGCCCTACGCGCAATCGAGTCTCTACCCATAACTGACgaaaattacataattgcaTGGGAAGCACTTGAAAAACGTTTCAAAAACACGCGTTTAATAGTTGAAGACCATGTTTCAGCAATTTTGAACGCTGCTCCCATTCTTAAAACATCTAGCACAATGCTTCACGAGCTTTTGGATACAGTAAACACTAACATGGCCGCGTTAGAATCATTAAACATACCAGTTGCAAGTTGGGATGCAGTTATTGTgcttatcattttccaaaaattagaCTACAGCACAAAACGCGAGTGGCAAATGACTTTGGATAATAGCATACCCACGTACAAAAaactaattcaatttttagaaaaacgcTGCACGGTACTGGAAGCTTTAAATGCAACTtcatccgacaaacaaaacaatgcCAAAACGAATCATCAGCAAACAG ACACTGGTTCTATGTCCAATTACATAACGGAAAAACTCCATACAAAATTGGGACTAAACGCTTCTCCCGTAAACTTCACAATAAAGTGTCTCAATGGAACAACCAGCACTGCAAAACGTGAAATTTCAGTTAATTTGAAATCCAGAATAAGTGAATATTCAATGGACTTAAACTGCTTGGTTATTCCAAAAATCACCGAAAATTTACCGTTGAAAACAATCAGCCCATCTTTCTTGGAAATTCCAAAGAACATTTCGCTAGCCGACCCTAAATTCTTTGAAAGTAGTCAAATAGATTTATTGTTAGGCGCCGGCTCCTTTTGGAAATTGTTATGCATAGGACAGGTAATCTCTCCGAGAGGCCTTACTTTTCAAAAGACTCACTTTGGATTTATTGCGGGCGGCACTTTTGGAAATCCCGAGTTCAACAAAACAACCACCTGTAATCTGGCGGCAACAATAAAACCGGaaacaaatttagaaaagcaggtacaaaatttttggaatatgGAGGAAATCCCCAGTATTATTGGCGACACGGAGAAATTATCCGTCGAAGAGATCGCTTGCGAACGGCACTTTCAAGAAAACACCACCCGCGATTCGGAAGGTCGTTTCGTAATACGGCTCCctttcaaaaacaataacCTAACAATCGGTGATACGAAAAATGCATCATTAAAACGGTTCTACGGCatagaaagaaaattatgCAACAATCCTGAAACGAAAATTCAATATTCAAATTTCATGTCTGAATACCTTGATTTAAATCACATGAAAGAATCTAAAATagcaaacaaaaatgaatgcgtCTATCTACCTCATCATGCTGTGGTCAAAGAATCCAgtacaacaacaaaattaagagTGGTGTTTGACGGATCACTTAAAAGCTCCGATGGCTTCAGCCTTAATGATAATCTGATGTGTGGACCTGTGATACAGCCCGATCTATTCACAATTGTGGTTAATTTTAGAACTTATCAATTCGTATTAAGTGGTGATTTAACTAAAATGTATAGATCCGTGCGTCTACACCCTGACGATTTTAAACATCAACAAATTTTCTGGCGTAGTGACCCCAATGAACCATTAAAATCATTCAGTTTAACCACACTCACTTATGGATTAAAACCATCTAGTTTTATAGCAACTCGTTGCCTACAAGAATTAAGCAATCGAAACAACGAATCATTGG TATGGCATTTTTATATGGACGATTTATTAACGGGATCTAACACTGCTTCAGAGTTAATAGATATCAAAAACAATCTTGTCAGCATACTAAATCAagcaaaatttgaattaagaaaatttcagTCAAATGAACCGAAAGTGTTACCAGTTAATAAATCCGAAATATGCGATCCAAACGTACCATTAAACAATAACGAGAACACGAAAACCCTGGGGTTGTATTGGAACTCTACCACCGACACCTTGaaatacgaaataaaattgcaaaacatttcaaaaaagataACAAAGCGATCCACATCGAATTGGTGA
- the LOC138122575 gene encoding uncharacterized protein: protein MSIKWHFIPPRSPHMGGLWEINVKSVKQHLKKILGETKLTYSEMYTVLVQIEACLNSRPLTPISNDPNDLEPLTPGHFLVGESLTSIPEYDVSDVPMNRLSRWQLVEQLRSHFWKRWHREYLTQLQQRSKPKGTKNTPMEIGAMVLLMEDNAPSLSWKLGRVIELHPGDDGVTRVVTVRTNQGDFKRAARRLCVLPLEK from the coding sequence ATGAGTATCAAGTGGCATTTTATACCCCCCAGGTCCCCACACATGGGTGGGTTATGGGAAATCAATGTAAAGTCTGTGAAGCAAcatctcaaaaaaattttaggCGAAACAAAATTAACGTACAGCGAGATGTATACAGTTTTAGTACAGATAGAAGCCTGCTTAAACTCCCGACCCTTGACACCTATTTCAAATGACCCAAACGACCTAGAACCACTTACTCCAGGCCATTTCCTAGTGGGTGAGTCCCTAACATCAATTCCAGAATACGACGTGAGTGACGTTCCCATGAATCGGCTCTCCAGATGGCAGCTAGTGGAGCAACTACGATCCCATTTTTGGAAACGCTGGCACCGGGAGTACCTCACACAGCTTCAGCAAAGGAGCAAACCAAAAGGCACGAAGAACACGCCCATGGAAATCGGCGCCATGGTGTTGTTGATGGAGGATAACGCACCGTCCTTGTCATGGAAGTTGGGTCGTGTCATCGAACTGCACCCCGGAGATGACGGCGTCACGAGGGTAGTGACGGTGCGGACAAACCAAGGAGATTTCAAACGCGCAGCACGCAGGTTATGTGTCCTCCCGTTGGAGAAATAA